In Saccharothrix syringae, the following are encoded in one genomic region:
- a CDS encoding aldehyde dehydrogenase family protein, translating into MTRSALRPAPVDFPAVQDRARAFAVTLRERTAEIVRSLSGYQCANVAIDEVERSVDLLHNLHLNREHFRGKVGAVTTFLPLNQPLYATVCFGVVPSFMAEDTALRPPTAMHPHYRALADVLDLPAHFPELHVSYDDKEEFVAQRAHRTDAVVFTGTPENAAKVRRSFPRRTLFILNGSGHNPLVVTETADVALAVASALRVVLYNQGQDCAGPNAILVHRHRLVEFRETLLARLREVEPRVGPYADPANVVGPNTDPDHVVKMVRRFRDDRGFWVYGGEVNPASGMIRPTVFEKGLALGGNFREFFAPVFFLQPYDDDAELRRYFEDQRYAANAMYVSVFGDSPYVKSLLDTPSHDADSILWDTDLHLTERGYLPYGGQGPAASCLYVDGVRVPGATLPQRDIHRHLVARRDSPC; encoded by the coding sequence GTGACCCGCTCCGCACTCCGCCCGGCCCCGGTCGACTTCCCCGCCGTGCAGGACCGAGCGCGTGCCTTCGCCGTGACCCTGCGCGAGCGCACCGCGGAGATCGTGCGCAGCCTGTCCGGCTACCAGTGCGCGAACGTGGCGATCGACGAGGTCGAGCGGTCCGTCGACCTGCTGCACAACCTGCACCTCAACCGGGAGCACTTCCGCGGGAAAGTGGGCGCGGTGACCACGTTCCTGCCGTTGAACCAGCCCCTGTACGCCACGGTGTGCTTCGGCGTTGTACCGTCGTTCATGGCCGAGGACACCGCGCTGCGTCCGCCAACGGCCATGCACCCGCACTACCGGGCGTTGGCCGACGTGCTCGACCTGCCGGCGCACTTCCCCGAACTCCACGTGTCTTACGACGACAAGGAGGAGTTCGTCGCGCAACGGGCGCACCGCACGGACGCGGTCGTGTTCACCGGCACGCCGGAGAACGCGGCGAAGGTCCGCCGGTCGTTCCCGCGGCGAACCCTGTTCATCCTCAACGGTTCCGGCCACAACCCGCTCGTGGTCACCGAGACCGCCGACGTCGCACTCGCCGTCGCCTCCGCGCTGCGGGTCGTGCTGTACAACCAGGGGCAGGACTGCGCCGGTCCGAACGCGATCCTGGTCCACCGACACCGCCTCGTGGAGTTCCGCGAGACCCTGTTGGCGCGGTTGCGGGAGGTGGAGCCCCGCGTCGGCCCGTACGCCGACCCCGCCAACGTGGTGGGGCCGAACACCGACCCCGACCACGTGGTGAAGATGGTCCGCAGGTTCCGCGACGACCGCGGGTTCTGGGTCTACGGCGGCGAGGTCAACCCGGCCAGCGGGATGATCAGGCCCACCGTGTTCGAGAAGGGGTTGGCGCTGGGCGGGAACTTCCGCGAGTTCTTCGCCCCGGTGTTCTTCCTCCAGCCCTATGACGACGACGCCGAGCTGCGCCGCTACTTCGAGGACCAGCGGTACGCCGCCAACGCCATGTACGTCTCGGTGTTCGGCGACAGCCCCTACGTGAAGTCCCTGCTCGACACGCCGTCACACGACGCGGACTCGATCCTGTGGGACACCGACCTGCACCTGACGGAGCGGGGGTACCTCCCGTACGGCGGACAAGGGCCGGCCGCGTCCTGCCTGTACGTGGACGGCGTCCGGGTGCCGGGCGCGACGCTGCCGCAGCGCGACATCCACCGGCACCTGGTCGCGCGGCGGGACAGTCCGTGCTGA